In Macaca thibetana thibetana isolate TM-01 chromosome 12, ASM2454274v1, whole genome shotgun sequence, the genomic window TTACAATTGTGCACATATCAGTGGCTTTgtaacaaaaatacagaaaaaaaaaattgttttcagttcAACAAGAGGTTGAATCCAATCAATCTCAAATATACTCAACTCAAAGATTTACCACAGAATAAATTCAAGATTAGCTGATAAACAAGAGCCATATTACTGGTGTTTAGGACAAAATCTAAACAAGTTAAAATCCAATGTTTGATCAGAAGTCAGATGACTGTGCAAACTTTACCTCAACAGAAATACACTGAGATGTGCAAACAAATGTAAAACCTCCACTAGTGGTTTGCCTAGGAGGCTGACCTCTTCTTTCTTACAGAGCTTCCTGATAACCGTAACTATAAATACAGGTACAATGCACAGTcagtaatcttttcttttttatttattgttagaaTATAAAAGAATTGAGAGAGCATaggtttaatttcatttttataaggaAGACTacatttacctgaaaaagaaatatggcaTCACACACAAACACGCTTCAGGGAAGGAGTATATTTAAGAATGTGGTGTCATTCTGAATGCTAAAGGAAAAGTGATCCCTGTTTACTGCTAAAATATGTAGTGTAAAATTCTTTAAAGGAAACAACTCACTAAGTCTCTACTAGGTAAGTTATTGTGAATTTAGTTTTCAAATCACAGTAATCCACATAACCATTATTAACAGCTCTGTTTCATAGAACTGCAACAAGCCAACAAACATTTAAATGCACTTCACATCAAGAGtatgtaaactttattttttcctcttcaagCCTTCAGAAAGTTAGGGGCTATTTCAGCAGCCAATCTGGTCAGAACCTCTGAAGGCAAAATTTCAGTGCCTCACAGTGTACGTGACCATCTGTGGCACTGCATACACATCTGGTAGTGAAGTGTCCCCTAGCAGTGGCTTCCAGTAAGGCCTAGAGTTTAAGGTTAACGTAAAAAAGTGCCACCTTTGTTTTAGATTAGTGATGGACTCTGACAAgataaaataaagttattctgTATATTGTTATACTTACAAGCAGCTCCAATCCTGAGTATTTATGGTAAtatctaaacatacaaaaatgtatgtACATTTTTCTCCACTTTCTTGTAAACAGTTGTCAGTATACTGTTTTATCCCTTTATCTTTGAAACATGCAAATCATACATACAAgtataaatacacaaaagaaaacaatttacacTCATTCAAAAgccaagcaacaacaaaaaatagctaCAGTATTCAAATCATAAATAATGAATGCTTGAGGCATCTTATATTCCTAGAAGCAGCCAGCCATTCATCCTAATGTTCTTAGCTGCAATTGTAGAAATACTGAGTTTTGCACCTTCCATGCTTTTACAGTATTTATAACACTATCATATGTGGAGATAAAGACTTGTTTACTATAATCTCTTCTtttcagaatgaagaataaaGCAGCACTTACAAATATTGAAGCAGTGGCAGCAACAGCAGGGGTTACCACTGCTAGATCAGAAGGAATTTTTCCattctaacaatttttaaattaaaaaagtaaaggaaaaattgACCTAAACAAATTATTACATGTTCATTCCTTGGGCACTTAACAGCGAGTCCAGCATGTCGAATGTGTCTTTGTAGTCCATATGCTGGCTGCTTGTACTGTACTCGTGATTGGCATCAGGACCGTTGGTCTCCACTGGCTTCTTGTCCAGTTTCACGAGGGTGCTGAGATGTCCGTAGCCCACCTGGTATGTGACAGGGGGAGGAGGGGGTAAGGGATGGTTAAAAACAGAGTTGTGAGAGGATATATACTGCTTAACAGAGGAGGAAGAACTAGATGAACTACCTGAACTTTTGGAACTTTTGCTCATTTTGGAGTGGTGGTTGTGAGATGCATCATTGACATGCAGCCTCTTCCTTGAAGAGCTGGAGCTAGAGGAAATGCCATCACTGCTCAGGCCAACAGGACTCCTCAGAACAGTGGGTGGTATTCCGTCGGCACTGTGTTTActgccaccactgctgctgcCACTATGCGAGTGGGAATGCTTGTGGCTGCTGGTGTGGTGGCGGCTGGAAGGATGCTCCTTGTGCTTCTCCTTATGGTCTCTGCTAATATGTGGGCTTGAATGCTTGCTCTTCCCACTGCCTTCATCAGAAGAGCTGTGTCTTTCTGAAGaggaaacttttattttcattttcagttcttCTTTACTGGCGCTTTTATCAGTGGGTGGTATTGGAATCCGTAATTTCAGTGATccactcttttcctttttatctgccatgtatttttcagtatttgcaatgggtattttcattttaatgggaGAAGTAACAGAACTGCTGCTGGCTGCCTGTGACTGCCCTTGTTTGTGCTGCTGTTCTACCTGGGCAGCTATATAATGATCCCTTACATCAAGATCAAGAGTTTCTAGTTTACGCTTTTCTCTATATTTGTCTAAAGACATTTTCTGAGGAATTATTCCTGGAGTAGCAGAAATTGGCCCATGGTGTTTACTGCTCCCTGCTTTATGAGTATATTCTTGCTTAACAGAAGAATGATCTGAAATTTTGTCAGGTCTGTGATGTAATCCTGAATGCAGTGATATAGAAGGTCCCTGCTGGAAGTTGATGTTGTATTGGCTACCAGACAAAGATGTCTCCTGTTTCTGTGAATATATCTGCTCTGTCCTTGCTGAGTCTTGATGTTGAGGCCATTCCTGGTGTGATGACAAACCGTATGAAGTACTTGGCATTCCTGTTGCTAGCACTGACAAATTATCAGATGTATGGCTGTCTTGAAcagaaatatttcctgaatttagaGGTACTGGTGCAGGGAATGCTGATGTAGATGGTTTCTGAAAACTTGGGTTTGTAGGCACACCAGTGACACTATCTACTAAAATGGAATTCTGGACCAAAGATGAACCAAGAAGTGGTGTCTCTGATACCTGTCCATCTACTTTTGGTTTCCTAGCCGCCTGATTAGCctagtaaaataaaacacagaagaaGCAgtgatatagaaaaataatttaatgcaaATTTCTTGTCTTATAAAAGttatacattaaaaacattatatattaaacatatggaaataaaatgacCTGGGGTTCAAGGTTTTAATGTTGCTAGTAAATAAGTGCCTTATTTAGAGGTATAAAAGAAAGctataaaaaactgaaaacaccaATTTTAGAATCAGATACAAGTTAAATCCTAGCCCAGCACTTGAGAAAGTAATTTAACTTGTctaggcttcagtttccccatttgtaaaatgaagaggaTACTTTCATCATAATCACTgcgaaaaattttttaaaagtataatgtaCTTTAGCAAAGTCTACTGGACTCAGTAATTGAATATGTGAGTATATGTAACTTGAGACACGCTGAATTATTCAGGAATACGGCAAAGATTATTAAACCACAAAAATTCAAACTGGTTAGCTATGTAAATGTTACATAAAAGACTGAAATTCTGTTAAACCCTGTCAATTCTCTTACCCTCCAGTTTCGAATCTTCTTCAACCTATTAGGCGTTTTCTCCAATATTTGTAGAAACTCATGTGttagctctaaaaataaaatttaaatttgaaacttAGAAGGTGCCTTTAGGATTTAAACTTCTCTTAAGTGGGCAGTATTAAAAAGGAATGCTAGGAGTTCATCTACTTCACTTTTACCCTCCTATTCAATCCTCAGCATATACAGAAGTACACACAACTCTCAACCGGCATTTTCAAAGCTGAATCCTTTTGTAACGATTACTTTCCCTCCTGATTTTACTTGCTTAATTCGAATCTCCGGAAAATCTAGTAGCATTAAAAATAATCCCCCCCCCCaataaaaaaatcttcattaGGCAAACAACACAGTAATTTTTGTTGCAGGCAAGATCTATCAATAGATTCTTTAAAATTAGTGGACAAAAATTGGAGGAAAAAGGTTATT contains:
- the CCNT2 gene encoding cyclin-T2 isoform X1, translating into MASGRGASSRWFFTREQLENTPSRRCGVEADKELSCRQQAANLIQEMGQRLNVSQLTINTAIVYMHRFYMHHSFTKFNKNIISSTALFLAAKVEEQARKLEHVIKVAHACLHPLEPLLDTKCDAYLQQTQELVILETIMLQTLGFEITIEHPHTDVVKCTQLVRASKDLAQTSYFMATNSLHLTTFCLQYKPTVIACVCIHLACKWSNWEIPVSTDGKHWWEYVDPTVTLELLDELTHEFLQILEKTPNRLKKIRNWRANQAARKPKVDGQVSETPLLGSSLVQNSILVDSVTGVPTNPSFQKPSTSAFPAPVPLNSGNISVQDSHTSDNLSVLATGMPSTSYGLSSHQEWPQHQDSARTEQIYSQKQETSLSGSQYNINFQQGPSISLHSGLHHRPDKISDHSSVKQEYTHKAGSSKHHGPISATPGIIPQKMSLDKYREKRKLETLDLDVRDHYIAAQVEQQHKQGQSQAASSSSVTSPIKMKIPIANTEKYMADKKEKSGSLKLRIPIPPTDKSASKEELKMKIKVSSSERHSSSDEGSGKSKHSSPHISRDHKEKHKEHPSSRHHTSSHKHSHSHSGSSSGGSKHSADGIPPTVLRSPVGLSSDGISSSSSSSRKRLHVNDASHNHHSKMSKSSKSSGSSSSSSSSVKQYISSHNSVFNHPLPPPPPVTYQVGYGHLSTLVKLDKKPVETNGPDANHEYSTSSQHMDYKDTFDMLDSLLSAQGMNM
- the CCNT2 gene encoding cyclin-T2 isoform X2; the encoded protein is MASGRGASSRWFFTREQLENTPSRRCGVEADKELSCRQQAANLIQEMGQRLNVSQLTINTAIVYMHRFYMHHSFTKFNKNIISSTALFLAAKVEEQARKLEHVIKVAHACLHPLEPLLDTKCDAYLQQTQELVILETIMLQTLGFEITIEHPHTDVVKCTQLVRASKDLAQTSYFMATNSLHLTTFCLQYKPTVIACVCIHLACKWSNWEIPVSTDGKHWWEYVDPTVTLELLDELTHEFLQILEKTPNRLKKIRNWRANQAARKPKVDGQVSETPLLGSSLVQNSILVDSVTGVPTNPSFQKPSTSAFPAPVPLNSGNISVQDSHTSDNLSVLATGMPSTSYGLSSHQEWPQHQDSARTEQIYSQKQETSLSGSQYNINFQQGPSISLHSGLHHRPDKISDHSSVKQEYTHKAGSSKHHGPISATPGIIPQKMSLDKYREKRKLETLDLDVRDHYIAAQVEQQHKQGQSQAASSSSVTSPIKMKIPIANTEKYMADKKEKSGSLKLRIPIPPTDKSASKEELKMKIKVSSSERHSSSDEGSGKSKHSSPHISRDHKEKHKEHPSSRHHTSSHKHSHSHSGSSSGGSKHSADGIPPTVLRSPVGLSSDGISSSSSSSRKRLHVNDASHNHHSKMSKSSKSSGGLRTSQHPRETGQEASGDQRS
- the CCNT2 gene encoding cyclin-T2 isoform X3 translates to MLLKIFSSIENDGALVIFVSTSKDLAQTSYFMATNSLHLTTFCLQYKPTVIACVCIHLACKWSNWEIPVSTDGKHWWEYVDPTVTLELLDELTHEFLQILEKTPNRLKKIRNWRANQAARKPKVDGQVSETPLLGSSLVQNSILVDSVTGVPTNPSFQKPSTSAFPAPVPLNSGNISVQDSHTSDNLSVLATGMPSTSYGLSSHQEWPQHQDSARTEQIYSQKQETSLSGSQYNINFQQGPSISLHSGLHHRPDKISDHSSVKQEYTHKAGSSKHHGPISATPGIIPQKMSLDKYREKRKLETLDLDVRDHYIAAQVEQQHKQGQSQAASSSSVTSPIKMKIPIANTEKYMADKKEKSGSLKLRIPIPPTDKSASKEELKMKIKVSSSERHSSSDEGSGKSKHSSPHISRDHKEKHKEHPSSRHHTSSHKHSHSHSGSSSGGSKHSADGIPPTVLRSPVGLSSDGISSSSSSSRKRLHVNDASHNHHSKMSKSSKSSGSSSSSSSSVKQYISSHNSVFNHPLPPPPPVTYQVGYGHLSTLVKLDKKPVETNGPDANHEYSTSSQHMDYKDTFDMLDSLLSAQGMNM